A single region of the Streptomyces virginiae genome encodes:
- the kdpB gene encoding potassium-transporting ATPase subunit KdpB, which yields MPPAAAQHVPPGLGTPPRTPLDRPSRKRSGQVNVLEPELLATSAPEAVAKLHPRELVKKPVLFVVAVGSVLTTLSALIHPSVFTWVISVWLWLTVLFANLAEAVAEGRGRAQAASLRKARTDTVALRLKRWTYGTNLRHAETEVVTPAELQPFDFVLVEAGELVPADGDVVDGAAMVDESAVTGESAPVLRESGGDRSGVTGGTTVLSDSIVVRVTSRSGNSFIDRMIALVEGASRQKTPNEIALNILLAALTVIFILIVVSIQPMAAYAGAAQSTTVLVALLVTLIPTTIGALLSAIGIAGMDRLVQRNVIALSGRAVEAAGDINTLLLDKTGTITHGNREAAAFIPLPGIDHTKLADAAQLSSLADQTPEGRSVVALAQRYGLQPAAAEDLSNPRFTEFSARTRMSGVNLSWDNGAGCAIRKGAVTEVMDWVAMRGGTVQAEAAAWSAQVSQSGGTPLLVAVHDWDGPRVLGIIHLKDVVKEGIRERFAELRSMGIRTVMVTGDNELTARAIAAEAGVDEYLAQATPEDKLALIKREQAGGKLVAMTGDGTNDAPALAQADVGVAMNTGTSAAKEAGNMVDLDSNPTKLIEIVEIGKQLLITRGALTTFSITNDVAKYFAIIPAMFTAAYPGLEALNIMGLSSPTSAITSAIIFNALIIVALIPLALRGVRYRPASAHDLLRRNLGVYGLGGLILPFVGIKLIDLVVSTIPGLG from the coding sequence ATGCCTCCCGCCGCCGCGCAGCACGTGCCCCCGGGTCTAGGGACCCCTCCGCGGACCCCGCTCGACCGGCCGTCCCGGAAACGCTCCGGCCAGGTGAACGTGCTGGAGCCCGAGCTCCTCGCCACCTCCGCCCCGGAGGCCGTCGCCAAGCTCCACCCGCGCGAACTGGTGAAGAAGCCGGTGCTGTTCGTCGTGGCCGTGGGCTCCGTCCTGACGACGCTCTCGGCGCTCATCCACCCGTCCGTCTTCACTTGGGTGATCAGCGTCTGGCTCTGGCTGACGGTTCTGTTCGCCAACCTCGCCGAGGCCGTCGCCGAGGGCCGTGGCCGAGCCCAGGCCGCGTCGCTGCGCAAGGCGCGTACCGACACCGTCGCTCTCCGGCTGAAGCGCTGGACGTACGGGACGAACCTGCGCCACGCCGAGACCGAGGTGGTGACCCCGGCCGAGCTCCAGCCCTTCGACTTCGTCCTGGTCGAAGCGGGGGAGCTGGTACCGGCCGACGGGGACGTGGTCGACGGCGCGGCGATGGTGGACGAATCGGCGGTGACCGGTGAATCAGCCCCCGTGCTCCGGGAGTCGGGCGGCGACAGGTCCGGTGTCACCGGAGGCACGACCGTACTGTCGGACTCGATCGTCGTACGGGTCACCTCGCGCTCCGGGAACAGCTTCATCGACCGGATGATCGCGCTGGTCGAGGGTGCGTCCCGGCAGAAGACCCCGAACGAGATCGCGCTGAACATCCTGCTGGCCGCCCTGACCGTCATCTTCATCCTGATCGTGGTCAGCATCCAGCCGATGGCCGCGTACGCGGGCGCCGCCCAGTCCACGACCGTACTGGTCGCGCTCCTGGTGACCCTCATCCCCACCACGATCGGCGCCCTGCTCTCCGCGATCGGCATCGCCGGCATGGACCGCCTCGTGCAGCGCAACGTCATCGCGCTGAGCGGCCGCGCCGTCGAGGCCGCGGGTGACATCAACACCCTGCTCCTCGACAAGACCGGCACCATCACCCACGGCAACCGCGAGGCCGCCGCCTTCATCCCGCTTCCCGGCATCGACCACACCAAGCTTGCCGACGCCGCCCAGCTGTCCTCCCTCGCCGACCAGACCCCCGAAGGCCGGTCCGTCGTGGCCCTGGCCCAGCGGTACGGGCTCCAGCCGGCCGCCGCCGAGGACCTCAGCAACCCCCGCTTCACCGAGTTCAGCGCCCGCACCCGGATGAGCGGCGTCAACCTGAGCTGGGACAACGGCGCGGGATGCGCCATCCGCAAGGGCGCGGTGACGGAGGTCATGGACTGGGTGGCGATGCGCGGCGGGACCGTGCAGGCGGAGGCCGCCGCATGGTCCGCCCAGGTCTCGCAATCCGGCGGGACCCCTCTGCTGGTGGCGGTCCACGACTGGGACGGGCCGCGGGTCCTCGGCATCATCCACCTCAAGGACGTGGTCAAGGAAGGCATCCGGGAGCGCTTCGCGGAGCTGCGGAGCATGGGGATCCGTACGGTCATGGTGACCGGCGACAACGAGCTGACGGCCCGCGCCATCGCCGCGGAGGCGGGGGTGGACGAGTACCTCGCCCAGGCGACGCCCGAGGACAAGCTCGCGCTGATCAAGCGGGAGCAGGCGGGCGGCAAGCTGGTTGCGATGACCGGTGACGGTACGAACGACGCCCCCGCCCTCGCGCAGGCCGACGTCGGCGTGGCCATGAACACGGGCACCTCGGCCGCCAAGGAGGCCGGGAACATGGTGGACCTGGACTCCAACCCGACCAAGCTCATCGAGATCGTCGAGATCGGCAAGCAGCTCCTCATCACCCGGGGTGCGCTCACCACCTTCTCGATCACGAACGACGTCGCGAAGTACTTCGCGATCATCCCGGCGATGTTCACCGCGGCCTACCCGGGGCTCGAAGCCCTCAACATCATGGGCCTGAGCAGCCCGACCTCTGCGATCACCTCGGCGATCATCTTCAACGCGCTGATCATCGTGGCCCTCATCCCGCTCGCCTTGCGCGGTGTCCGCTACCGGCCCGCTTCCGCACACGACCTGCTGCGCCGCAACCTCGGTGTCTACGGCCTCGGCGGGCTGATCCTGCCCTTCGTAGGCATCAAGCTCATCGACCTGGTGGTGTCCACCATTCCTGGCCTCGGCTGA